A genomic region of Pseudopipra pipra isolate bDixPip1 chromosome 20, bDixPip1.hap1, whole genome shotgun sequence contains the following coding sequences:
- the SEC16A gene encoding protein transport protein Sec16A isoform X5: protein MQQPPQPVPAGAAAPPPAGIARNMYWRNSPLSKRANAAAAPVQPVTDPFAFGRQTPQGPPLDNPSKGSVLPFPQPALVHPSPSRAGDNPHGPHMSLPAPVSQPGVSPSSFSNVPVPSPSPGYVINSAAEAHPSADPGLRGPAVPLHYNTTAAVENSFSVHPGVVSASNKPGGRQDVGRDPNDVPSGPTTAALFPPPPQQPVSQWRPGQGNLQSPVRNFVPYPELSSQIDSQNISQPSGGTSHPPPHTNVLQGPGHQGIPQNSVQAPLSAGCEKNGRNGSANSHHMNSIQPGSVFRQNTEMTNPWLSQPYQEQFYPQPPLQDSSFVPPTAQENNPKNQSPAISETSNRSIPTDRDSGTLSMFFKGDEAENEEILSSEKNYMMEKTEFDACQPNSASLYHQPVHPQQVATNVLSQAPVSTGSASEMVQKGMDVQYFPKVVSHQEAQAAKHTLFVGDDKAHVGDTAAGSQYENVENLECIQNQEVLPSEPQNISASSPAAGPDPYRYGSFPGQMLPKNAVVSHAEGGPNLEAPDSLPHPVRPDSVSSNYSNMSHRSTSSSARPPEQVGTFIQQESGKPDEESSASFFKQIDSSPLGGDSGELNLSKNYHGNLSQPPTPSPPKPTGVFQTSANSSFEPVRSHGVGIKPAEIDQAKMVVELRENHSNQKNIKKSTAVPAASPGNLEQPPDNLETIFMPQVHPLPLAGSGEAGNMLHSGPVVENIQSVSERRSSTRAQGAVKKCDSPATTLWAHNELPNFGGNVLLAPAAPAVYVPAKQTVEVIQPPEEVLSNQQPCKPGTIAVQHSQDGNITFENLENPPKMGEEEALQSQVTKDVQHQAASDRAAQGALLPQPQTQAAQTQQPTSGQASAPPDSQVSTGTKAVQQGENQGLGNHPQPGGPQEAGSAQPRYNQTSPGKPEQPPGAPAATAPSASSSQSGTPSVQQDLQRPPLPQTPQDAFGPPQNPYYYYRHPYDAYQPPYPPPYPPADPRTAAHLYYMEDSYGQYDPRYRHYDSTSTAYMEPGSYRYPEPERPSSRASHCSDRPSSRQGYSEDYYGKSGWGDYYSGYYSNSYDYGDPSRWERYPSAYDPRYRDPRSYDQRYWYDAEHNPYQKREAYPYGSRSDRYEDNWRYDPRFTGSFDDDSEPHRDPYGDEFDRRSVHSEHSGHSLRSSRSVHSHQSSFSSRSQQSQLYRSNHDLTANAYETTAQAVSLHTDYPYGGYDASFDGQQPFPDYGYPAETGWAAVEQAPLRPSTPEKFSVPHICARFGPGGFLIKALPNLPSEGQPALVEIHSMETMLQHSPEQEEMRAFPGPLAKDETHKVDVINFAQSKASQCFKNENLIDKESASLLWDFIVLLCRQNGTVVGTDLAELLLRDHKTVWLPGKSPNEANLIDFTNEALEQVEEESGEAQLSFLTDNLLTTVDSFEKETERFRELLLYGRKKDALESAMKHGLWGHALLLASKMDSRTHARVMTRFANSLPINDPLQTVYQLMSGRMPAASTCCGDEKWGDWRPHLAMVLSNLTNNVDLESRTIATMGDTLASKGLLDAAHFCYLMAQVGFGVYTRKTTKLVLIGSNHSLPFLKFATNEAIQRTEAYEYAQSLGSQPGCLPNFQVFKFIYACRLAEMGLAAQAFHYCEVISRTVLKDPHYYSPVLIGQLIQMSSQLRLFDPQIKEKPEQESFIEPPWLITLRHVDGQIKEGAIAYNTDRSTPPPYECSTPSSELDRASQCDGGGGRDVGPAAENALLASLLPNMAQQMQSVQLMPSVPQAVLDGSTAMIPPGDQEARSVPFYPVAPQPLGPGPGFAPPGFSNPYGTEPSPLYLGSTLPPGGPPQETEPRPEEQTNLETGMQRIAPESPSQNSFPEQREEDFYGRMASMGYGQRSRTTSESSAHSAGRERSNSAAKQPSPPPSAPAGKETKKETKKEAAPRKTGATWFRWLMGKGKNEAHLPDDKNKSIVWDEQKQRWVNLDEPEEESKPPPPPPTGFPKAPQAAPPGPGGPPGAPVNMFSRRAAGSRARYVDVLNPGGTKSSGAVPAPSDLFAPLAPMPIPANVFVPNSVPGESQPMEGSGAPEHTPAANQTNTDPAAAVEPEYLNPAALPPGSGLPVPNPDGSQSGEPASVPPSGAPAAGAVPFYNPSQFAQSPAASGSSRLGRIGQRKYPTLK from the exons ATGCAGCAgcccccacagcctgtcccggCGGGAGCAGCGGCTCCTCCTCCCGCCGGCATCGCTCGGAACATGTACTGGAGGAACAGCCCCCTCAGCAAACGAGCCAACGCAGCAGCTGCCCCGGTGCAGCCCGTGACAGACCCCTTTGCCTTTGGCAGACAAACCCCACAGGGCCCCCCCTTAGATAATCCATCCAAGGGCAGCGTGCTGCCGTTCCCGCAGCCGGCCCTTGTGCATCCGTCACCCTCACGTGCAGGGGACAATCCCCATGGACCACACATGTCTTTACCAGCTCCCGTGTCTCAACCAGGAGTAAGTCCCAGTTCGTTTTCTAATGTTCCAGTTCCTTCTCCGTCCCCGGGGTATGTTATAAATAGTGCTGCGGAAGCGCATCCCAGCGCGGATCCCGGACTCCGTGGGCCTGCGGTGCCTCTGCATTATAACACGACAGCAGCAGTTGAAAATTCTTTCAGTGTGCATCCTGGAGTGGTGTCTGCATCAAACAAACCTGGAGGTAGACAGGATGTTGGCAGAGATCCAAATGACGTTCCTTCAGGACCCACCACGGCAGCGCTCTTCCCCCCACCGCCCCAGCAGCCTGTGTCCCAGTGGAGGCCTGGCCAAGGGAACCTGCAGTCTCCAGTTCGGAATTTTGTGCCCTACCCTGAGCTGTCTTCTCAGATTGACAGTCAGAACATTTCTCAGCCTTCTGGCGGCACTTCTCACCCTCCTCCACACACAAATGTACTGCAGGGTCCTGGACACCAAGGTATTCCACAAAATAGCGTACAAGCGCCTTTATCTGCTGGTTGTGAAAAGAATGGGAGAAATGGCTCTGCAAATAGTCATCACATGAACAGCATCCAGCCTGGAAGTGTGTTCAGGCAGAACACAGAAATGACTAACCCTTGGTTAAGTCAACCTTACCAGGAACAGTTTTACCCACAGCCACCCTTGCAAGACTCCAGTTTTGTCCCTCCCACAGCTCAGGAAAATAACCCCAAAAACCAGTCTCCAGCTATATCTGAAACATCAAATAGATCAATTCCCACTGATCGAGATTCAGGAACTCTCTCCATGTTTTTCAAAGGGGATGaggcagaaaatgaagaaatactttcatctgaaaaaaattacatgatgGAGAAAACAGAGTTTGATGCTTGTCAGCCAAATTCGGCATCCCTGTATCACCAGCCAGTGCATCCTCAGCAGGTGGCAACTAATGTTCTCTCTCAGGCACCGGTCAGTACAGGTTCAGCCAGTGAGATGGTACAGAAAGGAATGGATGTCCAGTACTTCCCAAAAGTTGTGAGTCATCAGGAGGCACAGGCTGCGAAGCACACTCTGTTTGTTGGTGATGACAAGGCTCATGTAGGTGACACGGCTGCTGGGTCCCAGTATGAAAACGTGGAGAACCTGGAGTGCATTCAGAACCAAGAAGTGCTGCCCAGCGAACCACAGAACATCAGTGCTTCATCCCCTGCTGCTGGTCCCGATCCGTACAGGTACGGATCCTTCCCAGGTCAGATGCTTCCAAAGAATGCTGTTGTGAGCCATGCTGAAGGAGGACCAAACTTGGAGGCACCCGATTCATTACCTCATCCTGTCCGACCAGACAGCGTATCTTCCAACTACAGCAACATGAGCCATAGGAGCACTTCCAGCTCAGCACGGCCTCCGGAGCAAGTCGGTACGTTCATCCAGCAGGAAAGTGGGAAGCCTGATGAGGAATCCTCTGCCAGCTTCTTCAAACAGATTGACTCCTCCCCTCTGGGAGGGGACTCAGGTGAGCTAAACCTGAGCAAGAACTACCATGGGAATCTATCCCAGCCTCCAACTCCAAGCCCTCCTAAGCCTACTGGAGTGTTTCAGACAAGTGCAAATAGTTCTTTTGAACCTGTGAGATCCCATGGAGTTGGTATAAAACCTGCAGAGATCGACCAAGCGAAGATGGTGGTGGAATTGAGGGAGAACCACTCAAACCAAAAGAATATCAAGAAGAgcacagctgtgccagctgcatCCCCAGGCAACCTTGAACAGCCGCCGGATAACCTGGAAACCATTTTCATGCCTCAGGTACATCCACTGCCTCTTGCAGGCTCTGGTGAAGCTGGGAATATGTTGCACTCTGGACCTGTTGTGGAAAACATACAATCAGTATCCGAGAGACGGTCCTCAACAAGAGCTCAGGGAGCAGTTAAGAAGTGTGATAGCCCAGCAACAACTTTGTGGGCTCATAATGAGTTACCCAATTTTGGGGGAAATGTGCttctggctcctgctgctcctgcagtgtATGTACCTGCCAAACAGACTGTAGAAGTCATCCAGCCACCAGAAGAAGTTCTGTCTAATCAGCAGCCATGTAAACCAGGGACTATTGCtgtgcagcattcccaggaTGGAAATATAACTTTTGAAAATCTTGAGAATCCTCCCAAAATGGGAGAAGAGGAGGCACTTCAGTCTCAG GTGACAAAAGATGTGCAGCATCAGGCTGCGTCAGACAGAGCTGCGCAGGGAGCGTTGCTACCCCAGCCACAAACACAAGCAGCTCAAACGCAGCAGCCAACGTCTGGGCAGGCCTCGGCTCCTCCAGACTCCCAGGTTTCCACAGGGACTAAAGCTGTGCAGCAGGGGGAGAACCAGGGGCTGGGTAACCATCCTCAGCCTGGGGGTCCCCAGGAGGCAGGTTCGGCTCAGCCGAGGTACAACCAGACGAGTCCTGGGAAGCCGGAACAGCCGCCGGGCGCTccagctgccacagccccctctgcctcctccagtCAGTCAGGCACACCCAGCGTGCAGCAGGACCTGCAGCGTCCACCCCTGCCTCAGACTCCTCAGGATGCCTTTGGTCCCCCCCAGAACCCTTACTACTACTACAGACACCCTTATGATGCTTATCAGCCTCCGTATCCGCCGCCTTATCCTCCTGCAGACCCCAGGACAGCAGCTCACCTTTATTACATg GAGGACAGCTACGGACAGTACGACCCCCGGTACCGACACTACgacagcaccagcacagcttaCATGGAGCCTGGGAGCTACCGGTATCCCGAGCCGGAGCGTCCCAGCTCCAGAGCCAGCCACTGCTCCGACAGACCCTCTTCTAG GCAAGGGTATTCAGAAGATTATTATGGAAAAAGTGGATGGGGTGATTATTATTCAGGCTATTACTCAAACTCCTATGATTATGGAG atCCAAGTCGCTGGGAACGGTACCCATCAGCTTATGACCCCAGGTACAGAGATCCCAGGAGTTATGACCAGAGGTATTGGTATGATGCTGAACACAACCCTTACCAGAAGAGAGAAGCATATCCATATGGCAGCAG GAGCGACCGATACGAGGACAACTGGAGGTACGACCCCCGTTTCACCGGGAGCTTCGACGACGACTCGGAGCCCCACAGGGATCCCTACGGAGACGAGTTCGACCGGCGCAGCGTCCACAGCGAGCACTCCGGGCACAGCCTGCGCAGCTCCCGCAGCGTCCACAGCCACcagagcagcttcagctcccGCTCCCAGCAA AGCCAGCTCTATAGGAGTAACCACGATCTAACGGCCAATGCCTATGAAACCACTGCCCAGGCAGTGTCCCTTCACACAGATTATCCCTATGGAGGATATGATGCCAGCTTTGATGGACAACAGCCTTTTCCAGATTATGGCTACCCGGCTGAAACTGGATGGGCAGCTGTGGAACAAG CACCTTTAAGACCCTCAACACCTGAGAAATTTTCAGTGCCTCATATCTGTGCCAGGTTTGGGCCTGGGGGCTTCTTGATAAAAGCACTGCCAAACCTGCCTTCTGAGGGCCAGCCAGCTCTGGTTGAAATACACAGCATGGAG ACCATGTTACAACATTCTCCAGAGCAAGAAGAGATGAGAGCATTTCCTGGTCCTCTTGCTAA ggatgaGACCCATAAAGTGGATGTTATTAATTTTGCACAAAGTAAAGCTTCACAGTGTTTTAAGAATGAAAATCTCATCGACAAAGAATCTGCAAGTCTGCTTTGGGACTTTATTGTACTGCTGTGCAGGCAGAATGGG ACTGTTGTGGGAACAGACCTGGCTGAACTTTTGCTCCGAGATCATAAAACAGTGTGGCTTCCTGGGAAATCCCCTAATGAGGCAAATCTGATTGATTTCACTAATGAGGCTCTGGAACAAGTGGAAGAGGAATCTGGTGAAGCCCAGCTCTCGTTTCTCACTGATAATCTTCTAACCACAGTTGACAGTTTTGAGAAAGAGACTGAGAGATTCAGGGAGTTGCTGCTTTATGGCCGCAAGAAG GATGCTCTGGAGTCTGCCATGAAGCATGGTTTGTGGGGGCATGCTCTGCTACTTGCCAGCAAAATGGACAGCAGGACACATGCAAGAGTGATGACCAG ATTTGCCAACAGTCTCCCAATTAATGACCCTCTGCAGACTGTTTACCAGCTCATGTCTGGAAGGATGCCAGCTGCATCCACG TGCTGTGGAGATGAGAAATGGGGAGACTGGAGGCCTCATCTAGCAATGGTGTTATCCAACTTGACCAATAATGTGGACTTGGAATCCAGGACCATTGCTACCATGGGAGACACTCTTG CTTCTAAAGGCCTGCTGGATGCTGCTCATTTTTGTTACCTTATGGCCCAAGTTGGGTTTGGAGTTTACACAAGGAAGACAACAAAGCTTGTCCTAATTGGATCAAATCACAG TTTACCATTTTTAAAGTTTGCTACCAATGAAGCCATTCAAAGAACAGAAGCCTATGAATATGCACAGTCTCTAGGAAGTCAGCCTGGCTGCTTGCCCAATTTCCAG GTTTTCAAATTCATCTATGCTTGCAGACTGGCTGAAATGGGACTGGCTGCTCAGGCTTTCCATTATTGTGAAGTGATTTCCAGAACTGTCCTAAAAGATCCACATTACTATTCCCCTGTACTGATTGGCCAACTAATCCAG ATGTCATCCCAGCTGCGCCTGTTTGACCCGCAGATAAAGGAAAAACCAGAACAGGAATCTTTTATTGAACCTCCCTGGTTGATAACACTTCGACATGTGGATGGACAGATCAAG GAGGGTGCAATAGCCTATAACACAGACAGGTCCACCCCCCCACCGTACGAGtgcagcacccccagctccgAGCTGGACCGGGCGAGTCAGTGTGATGGAGGAGGGGGCCGTGATGTGGGTCCTGCTGCTGAAAACGCCTTGTTGGCATCCTTGTTACCCAACATGGCTCAACAGATGCAAAGCGTGCAGCTGATGCCTTCAG TACCTCAGGCTGTCCTTGATGGCTCAACTGCAATGATTCCTCCTGGTGACCAGGAAGCCCGAAGTGTCCCTTTCTATCCAGTGGCTCCTCAGCCTCTTGGTCCAGGGCCTGGCTTTGCACCTCCAGGATTTTCAAATCCATATGGGACTGAACCATCCCCGCTGTATTTAGGGTCAACACTGCCACCAGGAGGGCCACCACAAGAAACTGAACCACGGCCAGAAGAGCAGACAAACTTGGAAACAG gaatgcAGAGAATTGCCCCAGAGTCTCCCTCACAAAATTCCttccctgaacagagagaggaggatTTCTACGGCAGAATGGCCAGCATG GGCTATGGACAAAGATCCCGAACAACCTCAGAGTCTTCTGCTCATTCTGCGGGACGAGAGAGATCCAACTCTGCAGCAAAAcagccctctcctcctccctctgctcctgcagggaaagagaccaaaaaagaaacaaaaaaggaggCAGCACCTAGAAAG acTGGTGCAACCTGGTTCCGCTGGCtgatgggaaaaggaaagaatgagGCTCACCTGCCAGATGACAAGAACAAATCA ATTGTTTGGGATGAACAGAAACAGCGCTGGGTTAATCTGGATGAACCAGAGGAAGAG AGTAAACCTCCCCCACCACCTCCAACAGGATTTCCTAAAGCTCCTCAGGCTGCTCCACCTGGACCCGGGGGCCCCCCTGGTGCCCCTGTCAACATGTTCTCCAGAAGAGCAG ctgggagcagagcccgtTACGTGGATGTCCTGAATCCGGGTGGAACCAAGTCAAGCGGAGCAGTTCCTGCACCATCAGACCTGTTTGCCCCCTTGGCACCAATGCCCATTCCTGCCAATGTGTTTGTTCCAAACTCAG TTCCAGGGGAATCCCAGCCAATGGAAGGAAGTGGTGCACCAGAGCACACACCAGctgcaaaccaaaccaacacagatcctgctgcagctgtggaACCAGAG taCTTAAaccctgcagcccttcctcctGGATCTGGACTTCCTGTTCCAAACCCTGATGGCTCCCAATCAGGCGAG CCTGCCAGTGTACCACCCTCGGGggcacctgcagcaggagcagtacCATTCTACAATCCCTCTCAATTTGCACAA tctcctgcagcctctggaagTTCAAGGCTGGGAAGAATTGGACAGAGGAAGTATCCAACGTTGAAGTAG